GAGTCCAGGTCCAGGGCGGTGCTGTAGGTGTTTTCCAGCGGGAACCCGATAGCATCGCACACCGCGCTGATGTAATGCTCATAGGAGGTGGCAACGATGAACGGGGTCATGAACTCCTGGACGAAGCGCATCGTCTTCCTGGCTCCGGGGACGGTCACGATGTTCTTGCGGGAGAACTCCAGCATCCAGGTATCGGTGGCGCCGTAAGCTTTGAGGAAGGGCAGGATGAGGCGAAGAGTATCCCCCGCCTTGTAGTTAGGACGCTGGAGTATGTCGGCCAGCACATCGTCATACTTGCTGATGATCTTGAAAAAGGCGCCCCCGTTATCGATCATATCGGTGCATAGCTCGAAGGCATTGTCGTTCTTGGTGATGGGGCCCTCACCGTCGCTAATGAACTGCCTCCACCCCCCGGTCATGGTCTCCTCGAGCCCGTCAAAGTCCATCGTAGTTCCTCTTTCCGAGATGCCATCGAGCCTGGTCCGCACAGATGCGGGCCGGGGCCTAAAGCTCCGTTCTGCCTATTCTTTTTTTTCACACGAGGTGAACGAATATTCAACCTAGCCGCATGTTTCTCTACCGGGACTCATAGAAGCTCCCTGGCGTATTTCCTCAGGAACCGCTCGTCGGGGTAGCTGTCCCGTCCGTACGCGGACAGACTGAGGGCGGCGGCCGCGGAGGCGATCTCCCCGCACGTTTCCAGCGTCGCGCCGTCGAGGTAACCGGCCAGGAACCCCGCGGCATAGACGTCGCCGGCCCCCGTGGTATCGACCACCACCGCCTTCTTGGCCTGCACATGCAGCTCCGAGTTGCGGGTAACGATAATCGACCCTCGATTCCCTAGCGTACAGGCCACCACCCTTGCTCCCATTTCTATCAACGTCCTGCACCCTTCGGCCGGGGGAAGGCCGGTCAGCATAGATACCTCGCGCTCGTTGACGAACACGAAGCGGCTGCGTTCGATAATGTCGCCGATCGCCTTCAACCCCCGTCGGGCGTACTTCTCGCCCGGGGCGAAGGAGACGAAGACCCCCTCATCCAGCAGTTCCAGGATCTGCTTCTGCATGCGCAGGGCGGAGTCGCTGGAGAAGGAGCTGAAGTGGACGATCTTGGAGGAGTTGAGGATCTCCATATCCTCGGGGGCGAAGGAGAATAGGTCGTTGGCATTGGGCAGCCCCAGGAGGGATCGCTCCCCATGGTGGAGCAGGGAAATGCATAGCCCGGTGTTGCGGTACCGCTTGACCCGGGAAACGTCCACGCTCCCCATCGAGCCAAGGAGGAACCTGCCGTCCTCATCTTTACCGACGATGCCAAGGAAGGCGGTGGAGTAACCCATGCGAGAGAGCGCCACCACGGTATTGGCCGCGGACCCCCCTCCGCTCCGGGCTACAAGCTTGGAGTCGGCAAGGGCCTCTGACAACCGGGCGAACAGCTCCCCGTCGTCCATGGTCTCGCTGCCTGCCTCGAACCTCAGGCCGGCGAACTCGAGCGAGGGGACCTCGTAGAACAGGTCAACGTTCAACGCCCCAATGCCAACAACATCCATGCCCCCAAGCTAATCAGGGGCTGGATAAATAGGTTGGCCTGTAGGAGCGTTGAAAGGTCAGTGAGGGGTGTGACCCGCCAAGCCACAGCCGACCGGGTTTAGAATCCCGGGGCAAGGTTTTTGCCCGATCTCGCTTTGGAGGGAGCCGATTAAGGGATAGCATGGCTTCCTTCCACTCCGATACCATCCTCGGTCTGGGGATAGACACCGGCGGTACCTTCACCGATGCGGCGGTCGTAGACCTGACCGAGCGGAAGGTCATAGCCAAGTGCAAGTGGCCAACCACTCATCACAATCTGCTCATCGGTCTGGAGGGCGCCATCGACAAGGCGCTGGAGCTCAGTCAGGTCCCCCCGTCAAGGCTCAACCTGGCATCGGTCTCCACCACACTGGCGACGAACGCGATTTTGGAGGGCAAAGGCGGCGACGTCGGCTTGATAGGTATCGGCTGGAAGCCTCAGAGCGATTGGGATCTCGGGGCGAGAAAGCAAGTCTTCATACCGGGCGGGCATGACTCCAAGGGTAGAGCCATTTCCGCGCTGAGCATGGAAGAGGTCGGCTCGGCGATCGACGACGTGTCTGGGAATGTCGACGCCCTAGCCATCTCCAGCATGTTCAGCGTGATAAACCCAAGCCACGAGAACGAGGTCAAGAGGCTCGCCAAGAAACGGACCGGCCTTCCCGTGGTAGTAGGCCATGACCTCACCGGCGAGCTCGGGATCATGGAGCGGACCATCACCGCGGTCCTCAACGCCAGGCTCATCCCGGCGATCGAGGAGTTCCTGGACAGCATTGCCGTTATCCTGAAGGGGCGAGGTATCGACTGCCCTACCATGGTGGTCAAGGGCAACGGCAGCCTCATGAAGATGGAGGTGGCCCGGGAGCGGCCGATCGAGACCATCCTTTCCGGTCCCGCGGCGAGCGCCAACGGCGGCATGTTCCTGGCGAACGAGAATGACTGCATGGTCGTCGATATTGGAGGCACCTCCACCGATATCGCGCTGCTTCGGGGCGGCCTTCCCGGCGTGTCGGAGAGCGGAACGGTGATCGGAGGATGGCGAACCCGGGTGCAGACTGCGGACATCCGTACCTGCGCCATGGGGGGTGATTCCGACATCTATGCTGATCGCTATCGATTGCACATCGGGCCTGAACGGGTGGTACCCCTGTGCCGGGCCGGCCTTGAGCATCCCGCCCTGCTCGACAGGATGCGGGCCTCACCAGACTACCGGTTCTTCAAAGTCAACAAGGACGTGGTGAACGGACTTTCTGCTAACGAACGCGAGATTTATGGGTGCCTGCGTAACAGTGGCGCCCTGAGCCTTGACGACCTCCGGTCGAGCCTTCCGGGCCAACACTTCATCGAAGAGCATCTTCGCTCGATGATGGGCAGGGGTCTCGTGGTCAGGCTGGGCTTCACCCCGACCGACCTTCTGCAAGTGCTCGGTCAATATTCCGCGGGGGACGTCAGACCGTCAGAGCTCGCGTTGGGAATGATCGCGGATTCACTGGCCATGAGCAGGGAGGGGATGGCGGACCATATCCTAAGGTTAATAGTAACCAAGATCTCCGAGGAGGTGCTCTCCGCCGCCCTGTTCGGTCACGAACGGACAGGCGGGGAGACCAAGGAGTTCAAGAAGGTCATGGACGTGATGGCCGGGGCCGAACCTGACCCTCTGGTGGAGATGAAGCCAGCTCTACGTCTGCCCATTGTGGGGGTGGGGGCACCCGCCGGAGCCTTCATTCCACTGGTAGGATCGAGGCTGGGGACCTTAGCGACCATCCCCTCGGATTATGATGTGGGGAACGCGGTCGGAGCGGTAGCGAGCAAGGTATGCGAGTCGGCCCGTGTGTCCATCCTGCCGATGGCCGATCGCTTCCATATCGAGTCCCCGCTAGGCGTCCCCATCTCCTACCTCGAGCTGGAAGATGCCAGGAATAACGCTGAGAAGATGGTCTCCGAGCTGGTCGTCCAGAAGGCCAGAGCCTCAGGTGCCAGCGGTGAGGTCAGAGTGGTCGTCAGAAGCGAGGAGGTCACGACCCTCGTGGGATACCCCGCCAGAGAGGTCATCGTCTGTGTCAACGTGAGCGCTACCGGCCTCGCCGATCCCGAGTACGCCCGGAAAGCGTGATTCTCCCCTGTCTCAACCCCGACCACTCTGGATACGATCTTTATTGATGGTCAGAACAGATGCTGGGGGACGACCCTAGCCTCACCGCCCACCGTGCAGGTGAGCGTCTGCAGGCCCAGGGCGATGATCCGCTTCCTGACGGCCGGCAGATCGTCAGCGGTGGTATTCACATATACAGTCGCACCGGTGTCGATGGAGAAATGGCAGCGTAGGCCCTCCCGGCGCATGGCTTGCACCTCTAATATGATCCGAACAGTGTCTGGGCGCCAGAGGACCATGCTGTCCGTCCCGGTCATGGTGATGCCGTGGAGCAACATGGTGTCTGCCTCGGCCAAACGGCCGATCTCCTCCGCATCGCCGGCTCTGATCGCCCTCTCCATCTTGTCCAGGACCGTGGGTACATACTCCAGACGGGCCTTGAAGAACGGGGAGCCGAGCACCTCGCGGTGTGCGGTGTCGGTGAACTTGTGGGCCGGGACCAGGGCGACCAATACTGCCAGGTCCAGGTCATCGGGGTAGGGGATGGCACGGGAGACGGAATCCCTGTCTCCGGTGCCCGCGTACCAGCGGGAGAACCCTCCGGTCACGGCGCGGGCCGCCGAGCCCGCCCCCCGACGGGCGAAGCGCGAGATCTCCTCCAGGCTCAGCTCCAGCTCAAGCGCTCGGGCTGCTGCCACAGCCAACGCGGCGAAGCCGGACGCCGAAGCACCCAGACCGATGTTGGAAGGAAAATCGCTGCGGGACTCCATGTGCATGCCGCTGCTGACTCCCGCTTCCTCCCGCATAGGGTCGACGACCTCCCGCACCCGCTCCATGTCCCGATCCAGGACCTCGACCCCATCGATGCACGCCGAGTCGGACCCGAGTCCAAATTGTACAGTGGTATGCGTGTGGATCGGCGCGGTGCACACTGATATGGAGTCATGGAATGGGAGGCGGAGCCTCTCATCCCTCAGGCCGTGGTACTTGATCAGGCCCTGTATGGGGTAGGCGATGGCTGATGCTTTTACGTTCATACGTCGAAGAGGACCGTTATCGACGGCTCTCTCTCGTTCACCTGCAACATGTGATAGGTAACGGCCTTTATTTCCTGTTTTGGCGAATGTTTGTCACGATCGAACCTCTCTCCCCCGGCTCTACACTCCAATCGGCCATCCATCAAGATGACCTGGAATGCAGAGAGTGCGAGCTTCTTGGCGTCGAAGATGAACAGCACCTCTGATAGGAAGTTGTACACCAGGTCCTCCCTCGAGCCGCCCTCGACAGAGAATGTCTCCTTGACCTTGGGATCCACCGCAGACACGTCGAGGATCTGATCCATCATGCCGTAGGCCGCGTTCTGGAAGCACTCCTCGAGGGTAGCCCCATATGCCCGGATCATGACATCCGCGGTGTGCTCAAGGTTCTCGTACCTCATCGACGCCCCATCGGACCGAGGGAGATAAAATGATTGGTGGATGGAACACTAGATCGATCGTTTAAGTTTCACCAGTTTTACATGTTGTACTTCGACAGTCCAACATCTCTTATTCTAAGGATTGAAAATCAGGCCACATTGACCTCGTTATCAATTATCCTAAGAGATAATTATACATTAAATACTAATTAAGTCGGTCCTCCCAGCGTTCGACCTTTCGAGGTTTTACAGAGAAGGGATGTACATGTTATCTAGAAGAACGATAGCAGTGGCGCTGTGCGCAATGATGCTTCTCTCTTGTGTCGTGGTGATCACGAGCGCGGATGCAAGGAGAACAAGCGATTGGTCTATCCCAACGCTCCTCGAGGGCGGGGAGGGCTACGATGCGAAGGAATGCAAGATGGCGATGAACTCCGCTGGAGACGCCGTCGCTGCCTGGCGCAGCTATGATGGAGACTACTGGGTCATCAACGCCACCACTTACACCGGCGGATCATGGGGCGTTGTGACCACACTATCGGCCGGTCTGGGCAACTGCTGGAACCCAGCGGTCGCCATCGACG
The DNA window shown above is from Methanomassiliicoccus sp. and carries:
- a CDS encoding carbohydrate kinase family protein, with protein sequence MDVVGIGALNVDLFYEVPSLEFAGLRFEAGSETMDDGELFARLSEALADSKLVARSGGGSAANTVVALSRMGYSTAFLGIVGKDEDGRFLLGSMGSVDVSRVKRYRNTGLCISLLHHGERSLLGLPNANDLFSFAPEDMEILNSSKIVHFSSFSSDSALRMQKQILELLDEGVFVSFAPGEKYARRGLKAIGDIIERSRFVFVNEREVSMLTGLPPAEGCRTLIEMGARVVACTLGNRGSIIVTRNSELHVQAKKAVVVDTTGAGDVYAAGFLAGYLDGATLETCGEIASAAAALSLSAYGRDSYPDERFLRKYARELL
- a CDS encoding hydantoinase/oxoprolinase family protein; translation: MASFHSDTILGLGIDTGGTFTDAAVVDLTERKVIAKCKWPTTHHNLLIGLEGAIDKALELSQVPPSRLNLASVSTTLATNAILEGKGGDVGLIGIGWKPQSDWDLGARKQVFIPGGHDSKGRAISALSMEEVGSAIDDVSGNVDALAISSMFSVINPSHENEVKRLAKKRTGLPVVVGHDLTGELGIMERTITAVLNARLIPAIEEFLDSIAVILKGRGIDCPTMVVKGNGSLMKMEVARERPIETILSGPAASANGGMFLANENDCMVVDIGGTSTDIALLRGGLPGVSESGTVIGGWRTRVQTADIRTCAMGGDSDIYADRYRLHIGPERVVPLCRAGLEHPALLDRMRASPDYRFFKVNKDVVNGLSANEREIYGCLRNSGALSLDDLRSSLPGQHFIEEHLRSMMGRGLVVRLGFTPTDLLQVLGQYSAGDVRPSELALGMIADSLAMSREGMADHILRLIVTKISEEVLSAALFGHERTGGETKEFKKVMDVMAGAEPDPLVEMKPALRLPIVGVGAPAGAFIPLVGSRLGTLATIPSDYDVGNAVGAVASKVCESARVSILPMADRFHIESPLGVPISYLELEDARNNAEKMVSELVVQKARASGASGEVRVVVRSEEVTTLVGYPAREVIVCVNVSATGLADPEYARKA
- the mvaD gene encoding diphosphomevalonate decarboxylase, giving the protein MNVKASAIAYPIQGLIKYHGLRDERLRLPFHDSISVCTAPIHTHTTVQFGLGSDSACIDGVEVLDRDMERVREVVDPMREEAGVSSGMHMESRSDFPSNIGLGASASGFAALAVAAARALELELSLEEISRFARRGAGSAARAVTGGFSRWYAGTGDRDSVSRAIPYPDDLDLAVLVALVPAHKFTDTAHREVLGSPFFKARLEYVPTVLDKMERAIRAGDAEEIGRLAEADTMLLHGITMTGTDSMVLWRPDTVRIILEVQAMRREGLRCHFSIDTGATVYVNTTADDLPAVRKRIIALGLQTLTCTVGGEARVVPQHLF
- a CDS encoding archease encodes the protein MRYENLEHTADVMIRAYGATLEECFQNAAYGMMDQILDVSAVDPKVKETFSVEGGSREDLVYNFLSEVLFIFDAKKLALSAFQVILMDGRLECRAGGERFDRDKHSPKQEIKAVTYHMLQVNEREPSITVLFDV